GTACATGGCCGGCTCGGAGGAGCTGATGTTCGCCAACCCGCTCGCGGCCGACGGGATGCTGCCGCTCGCTGACGACGCGGACCCCCAGGCGCTGGCCGACTCGTTGGTCGACGGCTACGGCCGCTACCTCGACCAGCTCGCCCAGCAGCCCGGCGGCCAGCAGATCCGCGACCTCGCCGCGATGTCGGTCGTCGACGGCGACCAGATGGCCCTGCTCGACACCGCGCTGCAGTCGTTCTCCGACGTGGCCGTCGCGCACATGGACGAGATCGCGGTCCAGGTCGCTCGGGCCCGGAGCGCGGCGCTGGAGTTCGTGACCAGCCTCGACGACAGCGGGGGCGTCCCCTACGACCTGGTCGACCTCGGCGACTTCCTGCGCCACCTCACCGACGTGCCCGACGACGTGGCGGTGGCCCGCGACGCGGCGTACGCCGCCCTGGGCAACGCGGTCAGCCACCAGCTGACCGGCGTCGGGACGCAGCAGGCCACCGGTCTCAACGTCTACCTGCCCACCGCCGCGGACGCGCGCTACGCCCAGGACTACTTCGAGCCCGGCGTCGCGCCGCAGGGCTGGGGCGACTTCGTGAAGGCGTTCCTCGAGTCCTCCCGGCAGCAGGGCGGCCAGGGCTCCGGCAGCGCCGTGGGCTTCACCAGCCAGCAGGCCACCGTGCTCCAGGCCGACCAGAGCGGCATCAAGATCGCCGGCCAGCTCAGCTCGGGCGACTCCTCGCAGGTCACCGACAGCCAGACGCAGGTCGTCACCCGCATCGGTGGTGTCGACGACGCCCTCGGCGTGGTGCTGCCGGCCTACCTCGACGCCGGCGGCCAGGGCCAGGTCCAGGGCGTGTGGGACTACTCGCTCACCGTGCTCACCGACGGCACGAAGGAGGTCGCCGGGACCTCGGTCTACCAGGCGCAGGCCGGCGGCCTGCTCGGGTCGCTGTTCGCGCAGTACACCTCACCCGACGGCGACACCTCCGACGTGGCCGTCCGGCTGCTGCTGAGCAGCGAGGGCGACATCCAGAGCGTGCAGGTCGTCGACGTCTCGAACGGCGGTGCGTCCGCGGCGGGCGTCTCCCTCGAGCCCGGCGGCACGCTCACGCCGTACGTCTACGCCGCCTCGTTCAGCGGCTACACCAGCCAACTCTCCTCCCAGTCCATCGCGGTGAGCGACCAGCTCGCCGTGTCCTTCTCCCGCCTCCCCGCCGGCACGCCCTTCACCATGGGCGTCGTCGTCGCGGACGTGGCCGGCAACTCCGACGGTTCCTACGTCACAGAACAGGTGCGATGACATGACCGAGACCACCCCTCTCCCCGACCTGCCCGCGGGCGCGCGGTTCGACCCCGTCACCGGGGCCGAGCTGGGCGGCTCCGGCGAGCGCCGGCGCAGCTTCGCCCTGCAGCCCGGCGAGCCCGTGGCGTCGTTCAACCTGGTCAGCTCGCTGATGCCGCTGGCCTCCGGCTCCTCGCCGCAGACCTACCGCTGGGCCCTCGGCCTCGGCATCCTCATCCCGGTCGTGGCCGGCGCGCTCGGCTTCCTGGCCTTCGCCTTCGTCGCGGCCGCCCTGGTCGTGCCCGCGGTCTACGTCGTCTACATGTACGACGTCAACCAGTGGGAGGACCAGCCCGTCGGCGTGGTCCTCGGCGCGGTCGGAGCGGCGGCCGCGCTCGGCGTCGGCTTCACGTTCCTCTGGCACGCCGGCCTGCTCGGCGACGACCTGGCGCCGGTCGACTTCGACGGCAACGGCTCGGGCAGCATCCGCTGGACCAGCTTCCTGGTCCTGGTGCTGCTGGTGCCGGTCGTGGGTGAGGTCCTCAAGCAGGTCGGGCCGATCCTGCTCGCCCGGCTGCCCAAGTTCGACGACATGATCGACGGGCTGACCTTCGGCGTCGCGGCCGGCGCGGCCTTCGCGGCGGCCGAGACCATCGTGGTCAACCGCGGCCTGTTCAGCAGCTTCGGCCGGGTGGACTCGCCCGACGCCGGCTTCTGGGTCTCCCTGATCCTGTCGGCCGCCGTGGTCAAGCCGCTGGTGTACGGCGCGGCGACCGGCATCGCGGTCGCCAGCTTCTCCGGCCTCGGCGCCGGGTACGACGGCTTCAGGCCCGGCTACCTCCGTGGCCTGGCCGAGGCGCTGGCCGCCAACATCCTGTTCCAGGCCGGGCTGTTCTTCACCGCCCGCGTCGAGGGCACCGGCGGCGCCGTGCTCGGCCTCGTCTGGGGCGCGCTGATCGCCACGGTGCTCGTCGTCCGGTTGCGCTACCTGCTGCACTACGCCGTCCTCGAGGCCGCCCTCGAGGCGGGCAGCGCCGGTGTCGCCCTCAAGGACACCGCCCGCGGCACGGCGTACTGCCCCTCGTGCGAGATGCCGCTGCTGGCCGGGGCCAACTTCTGCGTCGCCTGCGGCACCTCGGTCCGCGCGGGCAGCAAGGTGACCCGGGCCCGCAACCGGACCGAGGACGTCGACCTGCCCGTGCCGGCCCGGCCCACCCTGCGGACCCAGCCCGCGGGCGTGGCGCCGCGCGACACCCGCACCAGCCCGGTCGTGGTGGCCGCGGTCGTGGCCGCCATCCTGGTCGGCGGCGTGATCGGCCAGGTGGCCGCGGCCGGCGCCGGCGGCGACAACCAGCCGACCTCGCCGCAGGACGGCACCATCACCCTCGACCCGGACTCCGGCTCCGAGGACCTCAGCCGGGCTCCGGCGGTCAGCCTCGGCGCGCTGGACGAGGGCGCGGGCCGGGCGCCGCAGGCCGCGGGCGGCGACCAGATCGTCACCGTCGGCGGCGACGTGCTCATGCTCGTGCCCAAGGGGTTCAAGGTCGTGGACCAGGAGGACGGCTACGTCCAGGTCTTCGGCAACAAGGGCTACTTCTTCGCCTACCTCAACCCCAAGAAGACGACGCTGGCCAAGCTGGTCACCAACAACCTGACCGGCCTGCAGAACATGGGCGTGGCCGACCTCGAGATCAGCGAGCCCCAGACCCTCTCGGTCACCGGGCTCAAGGGCGCGGCCACGCTCAGCTTCCGCGGCCTGCTCGCCACCCAGCAGGGCGGCAGCATCCCGGTCGAGGGCTTCGCCTACTACTTCATCCGCGCCGACGGCACGGGCGCGACGGCGTTCGCGCTCTACGGCAAGGGCGCGCTCAAGCCGAAGTCGAAGCTCGTGACCGGCTACAACGTCATGCTCAACACCCTCATCAGCACCCTGTGACGCAGGACCCGGAACCGCAGGAGGAACCGTGACCACACCCCTGACCCCCGCCGGCGCGACCCCGCCGGTCGCGCCGCCCGGCGCGCGGTTCGATCCCGTCACCGGGGCCGAGCTCAGCGCCGGGGCCGGTGCGGGCGGCGAGCGTCGGCAGAGCTACGCGCTCCAGCCCGGCGAGCCCGTGGCGTCGTTCAACCTGGTGACGTCGCTGATGCCGCTGGCCTCGGGCACGGCCCCGCAGACCTACCGGTGGGCGCTCGGACTCGGGGTCCTCATCCCGGTCGTGGCCGGTGCGCTCGGCTTCCTGGCCTTCGCGTTCGTGGCGGCGGCCGTGGTGGTGCCGGCGGTCTACGTCGTCTACCTCTACGACGTCAACCAGTGGGAGGACCAGCCGGTCCCCGTCGTGCTGGGCGCGATCGGCGCCGCGGCGGCTCTCGCGGTCGGCTTCACCTTCCTGTGGCACGCCGGGATCCTGGGCGGCAACCTCTCGCCGGTCGCCTACGACGGCAACGGCGCCGGCGGGATCCGGTGGAGCAGCCTGCTCGTGCTGGTCGTCCTGGTGCCGCTGGTCAGCGAGCTGCTCAAGCAGATCGGTCCGCTCGTGCTGGCCAGCCGGCCGGCCTTCGACGACATGATCGACGGGCTGACCTTCGGCGTCGCCGCCGGTGCGGCGTACGCCGCCGCCGAGACGATCGTGGTCAACCGCGGCCTGTTCAGCAGCTTCGGCCACGTCGACTCGCCCGACGCCGGGTTCTGGGTCTCGCTCATCCTGTCGGCCGCCGTGGTCAAGCCGATCGTGTACGGCGCGGCCACCGGCATCGCGGTGGCCAGCTACTCCGGCCTGGGGGCCGGGTACGACGGCTTCCGGCCGGCCTACTTCCGCGGCCTGGTCGAGGCCCTCGCGGCCAACGTGGTCTTCCAGGCCGGGCTGTTCTTCGCCTCCCGCCTGGAGGGCACCACGGGCGCCGTGGTCGGGCTGGTGTGGGGCGCGCTCGTCGCCGCCGCGCTCGTCGTCCGGCTGCGCTACCTGCTCCACTTCGCGGTCCTCGAGGCCGCGCTCGAGGCCTCGGTGACCGGCGCCGAGGGCCGGGACGCGGCCCACGGCACGGCGTACTGCGCGGCCTGCGAGATGCCGCTGCTGCACGGCGCCGGCTTCTGCGTCGCCTGCGGCACGTCGGTCCGCGCGGCCAGCAAGGTGACCCGAGCCCGCAACCGCCTCGACGACACCGCCCCCGAGGCCCTGGCCGAGCCCGTGCGGCCGACCCTCAAGGCGACACCGGCCGGCGTGGCCCCGCAGGACGGCAAGACCACGGCCCTGGTCGTCGCCGCGGTGGCCGCGACCATCGTGGTCGCCGGCGTCGTCGGCCAGGCCGCGGCCGCCGCCGCCTCGGACGGCGACCAGCCGGCGACCCCGCCGGTCGTCCTGCAGACCCAGACCGACACCGGCCCCCAGACCGACCCGGCGCCGGAGCCGGCGCCCGTCCCCGGTCCCACGCCGGACGCCTCGCAGGCCCCCTCGCCGACCGCGTCCCCCTCCACGAGCAGCTCGATCACCCAGGCGCTGGGCAGCATCCAGCCGGCGCTGCTCGGTCAGGACGGCGGCATCGGCACCACCGACGGCCCGGCTCCCGGTGGCGGCATCGGCGCCAGCGACACCGTCGACCTCGGCGGTGGGTACGGCTTCCAGCTCCCGGCCGGCTACGAGGTCGAGACCCAGGAGGACGGCTTCGCGGTCGTCTACGGCGACGGCGGCTACTTCTTCGTCGCCCTCACCCCGCCGCCGGCAGACCTGCAGACGATGGTCACCGACAACCTCACCGGGCTGCAGGCCCTGGGCATCCAGGACCTCCAGGTCAGCGATCCCGAGACGGTGGACGTGCCGTCGTCGGCGGTCGTGCAGTGCGCGTTCCTCGGCTTCCAGGGCGTGCTGGCCAGCCAGCAGGGCGGCACGTTGCCGATCGAGGGCTTCTCGTACTACTTCCTCACCCAGGACGGCACGGGCGCCACCGCGTTCGCGCTCTACCAGCAGGGGATCACCGAGGACGACCCGTACGTCGCCGGCGTCGGCACCATGCTCAACAGCCTGGTCAGCAGCTTCTGACCCCACGCTCGCCCACGGCCCGCCGGTCGCCACGCTCGTGGCGGCCGGCGGTGCTGCGTCCGGCCGGCTCAGCCGTAGCGGTGGCTCTTGGCCGCGTGGCCGTGCTCGCGGGTGCAGGTGCGCCCGTTCATGGAGCGGTGGCCGCACAGGCCCTCGTCGACGGTCGGCGCGGCGGCCTCCGCCGGGGGCGACGGGGGCGTCGTGGGCGCGACCGGTGGTCGGAGTCGCGGGGTGGTCGCCGGGCGGGCGGCCTGCCGCTCGTAGCGGGCCTCGCGCATGGCGCGGAGGGCTGACTCTTTGCTCACCGGGTCATCACGTCCCGACCCTAGGCGTGCCCACCGACACCGCCGCGCCGACATGCAGAAGGCGAGGGGTGAACCCCTCGCCACTACCAAGGTATAGCGGAGGTGGGGGCTTGCGGCAAGGCCCTGGGGAGGCCCCAGAATCGCCGACCGTCCTGCTGTCGCCCCTCCCTGGAGACGCCCGCGTGCCCTCGCTCGACGACGACCCCTTCTCGCTCCCCGACCACCTCGCCGCCAAGGCCACCCCGGCCCTCATCGGCCCCGACCGGGCCCACCTCGCCGCCGTCGCCGCGACCGTCGACGACACCGTCCGCGACCTCGAGGAGCGGCTCGCGGTCGAGCGCCGGGCCCCCGCCGGGCACGGCACCGCCGCGCTGGAGCGCGACCAGGAGGTGCAGCGCCTGAGCAGCCGACTGCGCACCCTGCGCCGCTTCGGGCTCGACCTGTGCCTGGGCCGGATGGTCCCGGCCGACGGTGGCGAGCCGGTGTACGTCGGCCGCCTCGGCCTGGCCGACCGAGCCGGCCGCCGGCTGCTCGTCGACTGGCGCTCGCCCGCGGCCGAGCCGTTCTTCGCGGCCAGCCACGGCGACCCGCGGGGCCTGCTCAGCCGAAGGCGCTACCGCTGGACCGGCGGTCGCGTCACCGACTACTGGGACGAGGTCTTCACCGTCGACGGGCTCGAGGACCACGCCGCCCTCGACGACCAGTCGGCGTTCCTGGCCTCGCTCGGCGAGCGGCGCACCGCGCAGATGCGCGACGTGCTCGCCACCATCCAGGCCGACCAGGACGCGGTCATCCGCGCGGGCTCGCGCGGCACGCTCGTGGTCGACGGCGGGCCCGGCACCGGCAAGACCGTCGTCGCGCTGCACCGCGCGGCGTACCTGCTGTACGCCGACGCGCGGCTGCGCGCCCGCGGCGGCGGGGTGCTGTTCGTCGGCCCGCACCGGCCCTACCTGCGCTACGTCGCCGATGTGCTGCCCAGCCTCGGCGAGGACGGCGTGCGGACGTGCACGCTGCGCGACCTGCTCCCCGAGGGCGCCGACGCCCCGGACGAGGCGGACCCGGCGGTGGCCGCGCTCAAGCGCCGCGCCGGGTTGGTGCGGGCGGTCGAGCCGGCGGTGCGCCTCTACGAGGAGCCGCCGAGCGGGGCGCTCGAGGTCCCGACCCCGTGGGGCGAGGTGCGGGTGGGCCCCGAGGAGTGGCGCGAGGCCTTCGACTCCGCGCCGGCCGGGACACCCCACAACGAGGCCCGCGACCGGGTCTGGGACGAGCTGCTCACGATCCTCACCGACGCCTTCGAGGTCGACGACGAGGACGTCACCGACGAGATGGTCCGGCGGGCCCTGGCCCGGGACGAGGAGCTGGCCGCCGCGTTCGACCGGGCCTGGATCATCGTCGAGCCCACCGACCTGGTCGCGGACCTGTGGTCGGTGCCGGCGTACCTGCGCCGGTGCGCGCCCTGGCTGACGCCCGACGAGGTGCGGCTGCTTCAGCGCGAGGACGCGCAGGCGTGGACCACCGAGGACCTGCCCCTGCTCGACGCCGCCCGGCTGCGCCTCGGCGACCCCACCGCCTCGCGCCGCGCACGGCGGGAGCGGGCCGAGCGCGAGGCCGAGCGGGCCGAGATGGACGCCGTCGTCGAGCACCTCATCGCCACCGACGACTCCGACCTCATGATCATGTCGATGCTGCGCGGGGACGACCTGCGCGGCGCCCTGGTGCAGGACGGCGAGGCGCCCGACCCGCACTCGCTGGCCGGTCCCTTCGCGCACGTGGTGGTGGACGAGGCGCAGGAGCTGAGCGACGCGGAGTGGCAGATGCTGCTGGCGCGGTGCCCCTCGCGCAGCTTCACCGTGGTCGGCGACCGCGCGCAGGCCCGGCACGGCTTCCCCGAGACCTGGGAGGAGCGGCTCGGGCGCGTCGGCCTGGTCGAGGTCACCCGGGCCGGGCTGAGCGTCAACTACCGCACGCCCGAGGAGGTCATGGCCGAGGCCGAGCCGGTCATCCGCGCCGCCCTCCCGGACGCCAACGTGCCCACGTCGGTGCGCCGCAGCGGCATCCCGGTGCGCCACGGCGCCCTGAGCGAGCTCGACGACCTGCTGGCGACCTGGCTGCGCGAGCACCCCGACGGGACGGGCTGCGTGATCGGCCTCGCGTCGTACCCCGACGGCGAGCGGGTCCGCTCCCTCACCCCGGTGCTGAGCAAGGGCCTGGAGTTCGACCTGGTGCTGCTGGTCGACCCGGACTGGTGGGGCGACGGCGTGGAGGGCGCCGTCGACCGGTACGTCGCGATGACCCGCGCCACCTCGCAGCTGGTGGTGCTCACGCGCTGACCGGATCTGCACGAGACTGGGCCGGTGCGCCGTCTCGTCGTCCTCGCCCTGCTGGTGCTCCCGGTCCTCCCGCTCGGCGCCCCGTCCGCGCAGGCCGCGCCGCGGACCTGGCACGTCGGGCCGAGCCGCGCGCTGACCACGCCGAGCGCGGCCGCCGCGGTCGCCCGCGACGGCGACACCGTGCTCATCGACGCCGGCACCTACGCCGGCGACGTGGCCACGTGGACCCAGGACGACCTCACCCTGCGCGGCGCCGGCGGCCGGGCCCACCTGGCCGCCGACGGGCAGAGCGCACAGGGCAAGGCGATCTGGGTGATCGCGGGCGACCGCACCACGGTGGACCGCATCGAGTTCAGCGGCGCGGCCGTCCCGGACCAGAACGGCGCCGGCATCCGGCTCGAGGGCGACGGGCTGACCGTCAGCCGCTCGTCGTTCCACGACAACCAGGAGGGCATCCTCACCGGCGCGCTGCCGGACAGCGACGTGGTCATCCGACGGTCGCGCTTCGTCGGCAACGGCGCGGGCGACGGCTACTCGCACAACCTGTACGTCGGCGCCGTCCGCTCGCTCAGCGTCACCGGCAGCCTCTTCGCCGGCGCGGTGGTCGGCCACGAGCTCAAGTCGCGCGCCGCCCGCACCACCATCGTCGGCAACCTCTTCGACGACGGCACGGCCACCGCCAGCTACTCCATCGACCTGCCCAACGGCGGCCGCTCGCTCGTGGCCGGCAACGTCATCGTCCAGGGCCCGGCCTCGGAGAACCCGGCCCTGATCGCCTACGGCGAGGAGGGCCTCACCGGCTCGAACCAGCTGTGGGTCGTGCACAACACCTTCGTCAACCGCCGCGACTCCGGCACCTTCGTCCGGCTGACCGACGGCGCCCACGCCCGGCTGCGCAACAACCTGCTGGTCGGCCCGGGCGACCTGACCGACGGCGCCGCCTCGAGCCGAGGCGACCGGCGGGTCGGGCTCGACGGCTTCCGCGACCCCGCGCACGACGACTTCCGGCTGCGGCCGGACTCCCCGGCCGTCGACCGCGGCGTCCGGGTGCCGCCGCGCTGGCGCCCGCGCTGGGAGTACGCCGCCCCGGCGGGCCTGCGCCGCCGGCCGCTGGTCGGCCGTCCCGACCTCGGCGCCTACGAGCTGCGCTGACCGGCTCGACCCCGAACGGGCGTCGTACGGCTCTGGCGCTGTTCGTGGACACGGTGGAGGGTGGCCGACGGGGCCACCCGCGACCGAGGAGAGCACGATGACCGCGACCTGCACCTGGGACGTCTTCGCCAGCCTGGACGGCTACGGCTCCTACCAGGAGCCCGGCGACTGGGGCGGCTACTGGGGCAAGCAGGGCCCGGAGCTGCTCCGGCACCGGCTCGAGACCTACGGCGAGGAGGTGCGGATGGTCTTCGGGGCCACGACGTTCCGCGGCTTCGTCGACATGCTGGCGGCCAGCAGCGAGGGCGCCGACGTGCGTGACCCGTGGGTCACGGCGATGCGCGAGTCGCCGATGACCGTGATCTCGTCCACGCTGCGCGAGCCGCTGGACTGGCCGGACGCGACGGTGGCGGGCGGGGACGCCGTCGAGGTCGTGCGGCGGCTCAAGGCGGAGTCCGACGTGCCGCTGCGCTCGCACGGCAGCCTGTCGCTCAACTGGGCGCTGCTCGCCGCCGGCCTGGTGGACCGCCTGCAGGTGACCGTCTTCCCGGTCGTCACCGCGGCGACCGGCGTCGAACCGGTGCTGGCCGGTGCCGGTGACCTCGATCTCGAGCTGCTCGAGAGCACGACGCTCGACGGGAGCACGGTGGAGCTGGTCTACCGGCCGACGGCCCACTGACCGGTCCCCGGCCCGGACCGTCAGGATCGCGTCAAGATCCACCCCGCTCCGTTGACCGGCCCCGGAACGCGAGCGTTCATGGAGGAGTGGCACGTCGTCCTCTCCTCCTGGCCGCGGCGGTGCTGGCCCCGCCGGCGGTCGCGGCCGCCCTGAGTGGCCTGCGCGACCAGGTGCACAGCGCCAACGCGGCCCTGGTCCTGGTCCTCGTCGTGGTCGCGGTCGCGGCCGGGGGCTCCCGGCTGGCCGGCACCGTGGCCGCGCTGTCCGGCACGGTGTGGTTCGACTTCTTCCTCACCGAGCCGTTCCTGACCTTCACGATCAACCAGCGCGAGGACGTCGAGACCGCGGTGCTCCTCACGGCGACCGGCGTGCTGGTCACCGAGCTGGCCCTGTGGGGCCGCCGGCAGCAGGCGGGCGCGAGCCGGCGCGAGGGCTACCTGACGGGCGTGCTCGGCGCGGCGGCCCTGGTGGCCGAGGGTGCGGCCGAGCCGCCCGTGGTCCTGGACTTCGTGGCCCGGCAGATCACCGAGGTGCTGGGTGTGGACCGGTGCGAGTACGTCGCCGGGCCGCCCACGCACCGCCCCCCGGCTCGGCCAGGACGGCAGCGTCAGCCGCGACGGCACGCCCATCGACGTCGACCGCTCCGGGCTCCCGACCAACGACGTGCTCGAGCTGCCGGTCACCCGGGGCGGCGTACCGCTCGGCCGCTTCGTCATCACCGCCAGCTCGCGCACGGTGTGGGCCACCCTCGAGCAGCGGCTGGTCGCGGTCACCCTGGCCGACCAGGCGGCGTCGGTGCTGTCCGGTCCGGCGCACACGCGGTAGGGCCGGCTGGGTACCACCGCCTCGTGGCCCCCACCGCACCCACCGCCGTCGCCCTCCTCGCCGCGGCCGCCCTGTCCCTGACGGCCGCCCCCGCGACCGCCGCACCGGTCGAGGCCAGCGACGGCCGCCCGCGCGACGCGCGCATCACCGTCCCCGGCGCCGGCGTGCACGACCTGCGGGTCGTCGCCTACCGCGGCAGGACCGACGACGCACCCGGCACCCGCATCCAGGACCGCGGCATCGCCGCGAGCCCACACGGCCCGCACGGGGGCACCGGCCCCGGCGGCATCGGCAACTACCAGGTCACCGCGCACCGCACCTCGCACGGCGGGATCTTCCGGCGCACGCCGACGCTGGACAAGGGCGACGAGGTGTACGTCGACGCCGGGCCGTGGCGCTACGTCTACCGCATCGTCAAGACCCGCTGGGTCTCCTTCCGCTCGGCGCGGTCGCTGCGCGAGCAGCGTGCCCCGGTGCCGGGCCACCCCGGCCGGGTGCCGCGCCGGGGCTACCTCACGCTGTCGACCTGCGCGACGCCGGAGGACCACGCCGCCGGGAACTTCTGGCACGACCGCTTCGGCAACCCCGAGCACCGCATCGACAAGATCGGCGTCCTGGTGGACCGGGTCGAGCGCCCCTAGGACGCGTCGCGGCCGCGGAAGGTCGCCCGGTAGTCCGAGGGTGGGACGCCGTACGCCGCGGCGAACTGCGCGCGCAGGTTCGTGGCCGTGCCGAGCCCGACCCGGTGGGCCACCGCGCCGATGCCCAGGTCGGTGCTCTCCAGCAGCTCGGCCGCGGTGTCGAGGCGCAGGCCCTGCAGCCAGGCCTGGGGTGACTGGCCGGTGCGCCCGAGGAACTGCCGGTGCAGGGTCCGGGTGCTGACGCCCGCGTGCTCGGCCATCGCCACGACGGTGGCGTCGGCCAGGTGCGCACGGGCCCACTCCTGGACGTCCCGGCGCGGGCCCGCGGTCCGGGTGCTGGGCCGGATGAACTGGGCCTGACCGCCCCCGCGGTGCGGCGGCACGACGATCCGCCGGGCCAGCTCGTTGGCGACGGCGGAGCCGAGGTCTCGGCGGACCAGCTCGAGGCACATGTCGAGGCCGGCGGCGCTCCCGGCGGAGGTCCACACGTCGTCGTGGACGTAGAGCACCTGCTCGTCGACGCGGACGCTCGGGTAGCGGCGGCGCAGCGCGTCGGCGTGCATCCAGTGCGTCGCCGCCCGCCGGCCGTCGAGGAGCCCCGCCTCGGCCAGCACGAAGCTGCCGGTGCAGGTGGCCGCGATGCGCGTCCCGCGCGCGTGCGCGGCCCGCAGCGCCTCGACCAGCGCGGGCGGCGGCGCGCCCTGCACGTCGGCGCAGGCCGGCACCACGACCGTGTCGGCCTGCTCG
This genomic window from Nocardioides anomalus contains:
- a CDS encoding clostripain-related cysteine peptidase, whose amino-acid sequence is MRGTTTIALAALAAAVLLAPGPAGGSTVAAPPAPAAADGGADWTFMIYGVLDTDNVADVLTQDLASLTSLPDTDSVNVVALVDMPEQGEPGYPSQPLPGLAPFTTAKLLQLDDGRWNEIRDLGEISMGRADTLSDFIEEAADRFPADEYALTLMDHGGGRYGGYWDTGAPGTQNLTIPAMREGLLSGLQRSGIARFDVLFHAACLMSNYETASALAPAATYMAGSEELMFANPLAADGMLPLADDADPQALADSLVDGYGRYLDQLAQQPGGQQIRDLAAMSVVDGDQMALLDTALQSFSDVAVAHMDEIAVQVARARSAALEFVTSLDDSGGVPYDLVDLGDFLRHLTDVPDDVAVARDAAYAALGNAVSHQLTGVGTQQATGLNVYLPTAADARYAQDYFEPGVAPQGWGDFVKAFLESSRQQGGQGSGSAVGFTSQQATVLQADQSGIKIAGQLSSGDSSQVTDSQTQVVTRIGGVDDALGVVLPAYLDAGGQGQVQGVWDYSLTVLTDGTKEVAGTSVYQAQAGGLLGSLFAQYTSPDGDTSDVAVRLLLSSEGDIQSVQVVDVSNGGASAAGVSLEPGGTLTPYVYAASFSGYTSQLSSQSIAVSDQLAVSFSRLPAGTPFTMGVVVADVAGNSDGSYVTEQVR
- a CDS encoding zinc ribbon domain-containing protein → MTETTPLPDLPAGARFDPVTGAELGGSGERRRSFALQPGEPVASFNLVSSLMPLASGSSPQTYRWALGLGILIPVVAGALGFLAFAFVAAALVVPAVYVVYMYDVNQWEDQPVGVVLGAVGAAAALGVGFTFLWHAGLLGDDLAPVDFDGNGSGSIRWTSFLVLVLLVPVVGEVLKQVGPILLARLPKFDDMIDGLTFGVAAGAAFAAAETIVVNRGLFSSFGRVDSPDAGFWVSLILSAAVVKPLVYGAATGIAVASFSGLGAGYDGFRPGYLRGLAEALAANILFQAGLFFTARVEGTGGAVLGLVWGALIATVLVVRLRYLLHYAVLEAALEAGSAGVALKDTARGTAYCPSCEMPLLAGANFCVACGTSVRAGSKVTRARNRTEDVDLPVPARPTLRTQPAGVAPRDTRTSPVVVAAVVAAILVGGVIGQVAAAGAGGDNQPTSPQDGTITLDPDSGSEDLSRAPAVSLGALDEGAGRAPQAAGGDQIVTVGGDVLMLVPKGFKVVDQEDGYVQVFGNKGYFFAYLNPKKTTLAKLVTNNLTGLQNMGVADLEISEPQTLSVTGLKGAATLSFRGLLATQQGGSIPVEGFAYYFIRADGTGATAFALYGKGALKPKSKLVTGYNVMLNTLISTL
- the helR gene encoding RNA polymerase recycling motor ATPase HelR, with translation MPSLDDDPFSLPDHLAAKATPALIGPDRAHLAAVAATVDDTVRDLEERLAVERRAPAGHGTAALERDQEVQRLSSRLRTLRRFGLDLCLGRMVPADGGEPVYVGRLGLADRAGRRLLVDWRSPAAEPFFAASHGDPRGLLSRRRYRWTGGRVTDYWDEVFTVDGLEDHAALDDQSAFLASLGERRTAQMRDVLATIQADQDAVIRAGSRGTLVVDGGPGTGKTVVALHRAAYLLYADARLRARGGGVLFVGPHRPYLRYVADVLPSLGEDGVRTCTLRDLLPEGADAPDEADPAVAALKRRAGLVRAVEPAVRLYEEPPSGALEVPTPWGEVRVGPEEWREAFDSAPAGTPHNEARDRVWDELLTILTDAFEVDDEDVTDEMVRRALARDEELAAAFDRAWIIVEPTDLVADLWSVPAYLRRCAPWLTPDEVRLLQREDAQAWTTEDLPLLDAARLRLGDPTASRRARRERAEREAERAEMDAVVEHLIATDDSDLMIMSMLRGDDLRGALVQDGEAPDPHSLAGPFAHVVVDEAQELSDAEWQMLLARCPSRSFTVVGDRAQARHGFPETWEERLGRVGLVEVTRAGLSVNYRTPEEVMAEAEPVIRAALPDANVPTSVRRSGIPVRHGALSELDDLLATWLREHPDGTGCVIGLASYPDGERVRSLTPVLSKGLEFDLVLLVDPDWWGDGVEGAVDRYVAMTRATSQLVVLTR
- a CDS encoding right-handed parallel beta-helix repeat-containing protein, whose product is MRRLVVLALLVLPVLPLGAPSAQAAPRTWHVGPSRALTTPSAAAAVARDGDTVLIDAGTYAGDVATWTQDDLTLRGAGGRAHLAADGQSAQGKAIWVIAGDRTTVDRIEFSGAAVPDQNGAGIRLEGDGLTVSRSSFHDNQEGILTGALPDSDVVIRRSRFVGNGAGDGYSHNLYVGAVRSLSVTGSLFAGAVVGHELKSRAARTTIVGNLFDDGTATASYSIDLPNGGRSLVAGNVIVQGPASENPALIAYGEEGLTGSNQLWVVHNTFVNRRDSGTFVRLTDGAHARLRNNLLVGPGDLTDGAASSRGDRRVGLDGFRDPAHDDFRLRPDSPAVDRGVRVPPRWRPRWEYAAPAGLRRRPLVGRPDLGAYELR
- a CDS encoding dihydrofolate reductase family protein — encoded protein: MTATCTWDVFASLDGYGSYQEPGDWGGYWGKQGPELLRHRLETYGEEVRMVFGATTFRGFVDMLAASSEGADVRDPWVTAMRESPMTVISSTLREPLDWPDATVAGGDAVEVVRRLKAESDVPLRSHGSLSLNWALLAAGLVDRLQVTVFPVVTAATGVEPVLAGAGDLDLELLESTTLDGSTVELVYRPTAH
- a CDS encoding DUF4118 domain-containing protein encodes the protein MARRPLLLAAAVLAPPAVAAALSGLRDQVHSANAALVLVLVVVAVAAGGSRLAGTVAALSGTVWFDFFLTEPFLTFTINQREDVETAVLLTATGVLVTELALWGRRQQAGASRREGYLTGVLGAAALVAEGAAEPPVVLDFVARQITEVLGVDRCEYVAGPPTHRPPARPGRQRQPRRHAHRRRPLRAPDQRRARAAGHPGRRTARPLRHHRQLAHGVGHPRAAAGRGHPGRPGGVGAVRSGAHAVGPAGYHRLVAPTAPTAVALLAAAALSLTAAPATAAPVEASDGRPRDARITVPGAGVHDLRVVAYRGRTDDAPGTRIQDRGIAASPHGPHGGTGPGGIGNYQVTAHRTSHGGIFRRTPTLDKGDEVYVDAGPWRYVYRIVKTRWVSFRSARSLREQRAPVPGHPGRVPRRGYLTLSTCATPEDHAAGNFWHDRFGNPEHRIDKIGVLVDRVERP
- a CDS encoding GlxA family transcriptional regulator: MSKESDSRHRVVLVASPGVPLFELSIPAEVFGIDRRELTPQWYDFALVSTDEPGTAVAHGLVVPAGAGLAALEQADTVVVPACADVQGAPPPALVEALRAAHARGTRIAATCTGSFVLAEAGLLDGRRAATHWMHADALRRRYPSVRVDEQVLYVHDDVWTSAGSAAGLDMCLELVRRDLGSAVANELARRIVVPPHRGGGQAQFIRPSTRTAGPRRDVQEWARAHLADATVVAMAEHAGVSTRTLHRQFLGRTGQSPQAWLQGLRLDTAAELLESTDLGIGAVAHRVGLGTATNLRAQFAAAYGVPPSDYRATFRGRDAS